The sequence TTccaaaccctctgccattgagtgaattctgactcatagtgaccctacaggacagagtagaactgccccataggatttccgaggagcaactggtacattagaactgccaaccttttggttggacttcatcattgttattaaaaaaaaccaaccaaacccagtgccgtcgagtcgattccaactcatagtgaccctataggacagagtacagctgccctgtagagtttccaaggagtgcctggtggattcaaactgccaaccgtttggttagcagccgtagcacttaaccactacgccaccagggtttcagttgtcctcaaatcagctctgactcacgatgactcctactgcactctgtcaaattttcaaggatgtgacctttcagaagcttcATTTGAGGAGcttctgagtgagttcaaaccaccaactgttCAGCCTTGCTGAGGACAAGGGAGCTCATAGACTTTAATGTCTCTGAGAAATAGATCTGGAGGAGCAAACAGAATCTATCTAGGTAAGGAGGCATCTGCATTTTTATACAGATGAGAAAGGAAGTGGTAAAACATAAACCAGAGGAGATACAACTGCTGCATTATAATCCCTAAAGAGGCTGAAGGGAGGCCTGGGTGTGGGAGGGGAAGGGCAGGCACTCAAACAGGAGGAGGAACATTCTTCCTAAACCTCCAACACAGGAAAGCTGTCCATCTAATTGTGCTTCCTATGAGACTGGGGGCTGAGAGCTTTTGTTCCCTGAGCTGAGCTTGATGCACCTCTAAGATCAATGGAATCCATTTGGGGCTGCAGTGTAAAATCACCAAGGCTTGGGCATTTAGGAAAAAGATTAGAGGGAGGCTCATGGAGGACCTAGGGAGTAGCAAAGAAGGTCAGGGCATTTCAGAGCTCCAATTTGTCCAACAGCCCAGGCCCCAGGGGAGAAGGAGAGATGTACTCTCAGCAacaaagacataaaagacttGTAGCCAATAGAATAGAAGCAGCTACAGAAGACGGTTCATCCAGAAAGGCTCCCTCCTGGACGTTCATGCACGGAGTAACCAAGGGGCGAAAGGTGACAGGGAGGAGGCAGTTTCCTTGGTCTGTGTTTATAGGTCTCTATCCTGGTCATCTTTGCCTCTCTTTTCCCTCTGTCCTTGGTTTTCTCAGTGTGCTTCCTAAGTTTGATTCTTCCTCCTCTGGCCCTCTTTTGCCTCAAGATCTTCACCCAAGCAGAGGACCTGAGGACTGGAGAACAAGTAAGAAGAATGAGAATGAACTCTCCTCTGGTTGTGTTATGATGGAAGATCCTACCAGAGGAAAGTGCAGCTAAACCCCCGACTCATGAGATCTGACCCAGAGATGGTGCTGTAtaagtactgaaaaaaaaaaaaaacccaaagcatacacattgccatcaattccgactcatagcaaccctatagacaagagtagaactgccctgaaggGTTTCCAAGTAGGGTCTGGTGAATTCATaccgccagccttctggttagcagccaagctcttaaccactgtgccaccagggcttcaagggACTAGGGAAAGCAGGAGAGCTTTCCTTTTACTTTGTGGACCCAAGACTCCTGAAAAGAGATAGTCATTGAACTTTcccatttctgattttattttcagttgaGAACTAGATGTACATGTCAAATTGCCTAAATTCATAAAGATAATTGACCAAAAAACCGTAGGCAACACCACACTTAAGAGAGAACTCCAGAGGCTTTTTAAAGTCCAGAACCAAATAAGAATGCTGTCACAGATTCTTTTATATGGTTTCAGTGAAAATTCTAAACATTTTAAGGagatgcaaaataaaaataatggcatACATGATTCAAAGTTATTATAATGGTAAtatgttttacaaaaaaaaaaaaaagatccaagagGGAGAACTTACCGAAAAGCTATTAGCTTTAGTAAATAGTACTATAAATAACTGTGTTTTGgataatttcttaaaaataacaaTCAGAAGAATATTTCTTAAGTAACAATAACTAGCTAGAAAATATAAAGAGGGGAAAagtaataatggaaaaaaaatctagaaataacatatatttttttttatgctgtgaGAGTTGTATGATGTAAAGGAAAAAGCATGAGATTTCTGAATGGAAATAATCCATGGCATAATGGAAAGAGTCAATGGTATAAAGATTATAATTGATTTATATGCTTcatataacaaccaaaaaaactgaaaccagtcttctttttctttttttaatattcttttttttatttttgtactggtctttagatgaaggtttacagaacaaaataatttctcattaagcagttagtacacatattgttttataacattggttaacaaacccaggacatgtcaacactctccgttctcagacttagattccctattaccagctttcctctcctgccttctgtccttgcccctgggctgctatgcccctttagtctccttttgttttatgtccgatctttggatgaagggtgaacctcaggagtgacttcattactgagctgaaagggtgtgtggggaccatactctcagggtttcttcagtctctttcaggccagaaagcctggtctttctttctgagtgagaattttgttctacatttttctccagctttctcTGGGGCCCTCTGATACCTGCCAGAAAAGTCAGTGGTGAGATAATTGATCAAAAAACCGTAGGCAATACCCCACTTAAGAGAGAACTCTAGAGGCTTTTTAAAGTCCAGAGCCAAATAAGAATGATGACTTGTCACAGATTCTTTTATAtggttttgaaaattttaaacattttaagaaGATGCAAAATCTGGTTGGCACCATCTaattatactggactcagtttgaTGGAGGCCATTGTGgatgtggcccattagtactTTGGGCTACCAGTGTTTTTTActtaaaaactatatatatttttgaagttATTAGTAGGAATCTCCCCTACCATATGGCAGAAAACCTTGCAACATAACAATCAGGTATACCTATACATGCTGATTTGAGACACTCTTTAAGAtaattaagttaaaaaagaaaaggaaagaaatcaatGATATAATTAATATGCTaacatttgtttttgtcttttatgagaAAACATACACATGTATTCTTGTCCATTCAAAAGCTATCTCTAAAAGGATTCCCAGGAAACTGATACTGCTGGATTCTTCtgatgaaaagaaaaaggacTTTGGAGATTCAAGCATGGGGGTCTTTCCATTgtctatatttttcattttatttgaatttttaccATGTGCATATATTACATCTTAAAATTgaaatactattaaaaataaaagttaaatatgGTTATGACCTCTATATATATTACTTTCATATCACTTGAAATTCTATTCAAAGTAAATAATGTGAATAGCTGGCAAAGATTAATAGCATCATATAGAAtaatcaaatataaaaatataagaaaaccaTTAAAATTGATATTACAAatagattttaatgatattggtaAGTCTTTGGTTCATTTACTCATCCATAGAAAAAtttttactgagtacttactttCTATCTTAGAACATACTGCTTAGAGACAAAGCCAAGATACAAATTTATCTGTGTGTAATGATATAAACTGCttagaaataaaccaaaaaaatggaaGTATAAACCAAATATTAGTATTTGTTATCTGCTAGTGGTAAAACTATTGTTGATAGATTTGGACCTGCTTATTTATTAGACATACAAGTGAAGATGACAAATAGCTATTTCAACCTTTCTGTTTAAAACTTATTTTGGCTTTCTTTGTTGCTCCTCTGTGgaatatttcaaagaaaattttagagtCAGTCTGAACAAAAGGAACTGGGTCTTTAGAGAGTGGTCTCTAACCAGGGTATTAAGCTGTGCTTTCAAActcaactttcttcttctttcagtTTTATGGACAGACACTGAGAACAGGGCACCTGTGCCATGGACACCTCCATCAACAGTTCCAGCCCTCAGGTTTCCCAATTCATCTTGATGGGTCTCCCAGGCATTCACAATTGGCAGCACTGGCTCACCCTGCCCCTGGCTCTACTCTACCTCTTAGCTCTTGGTGCCAATCTCCTCATCATGATCACCATTCAATATGAGCCCATGCTACATGAGCCCATGTACCATTTTCTGGGAATATTGGCAGTGGTAGATATTGGTCTGGCCACCACTATCATGCCCAAGATTCTGGCCATCTTCTGGCTTGATGCCAAGGCCATCAGCCTCCCTGAGTGTTTTGCTCAAATCTATGCCATCCACTGCTTCTTGAGCATGGAATCTGGCATCTTCCTCTGCATGGCAGTGGACAGATACGTAGCCATCTGTCACCCGCTCCGATACCCCTCCATAGTTACTGAAGCTTTTGTGGTCAAAGTCACAGGGTTCATGGTGCTCAGGAGTGCCCTGTTGACCATCCCAGTGCCTGTCCTAGCTGCTCGGCGACACTACTGCTCCAGGAATGAGATTGAGCACTGCCTCTGCTCTAACTTGGGAGTTATCAGCCTAGCTTGTGATGACATCACTGTGAACAAATTTTATCAACTGGTCTTAGCTTGGATCCTGCTTGGGAGTGATATGGCTCTGGTGTTTTCTTCCTATGCTCTAATCCTCCGCTCTGTGCTGAGGCTGAACTCAGCAGAAGCAATGTCCAAAGCTCTGAACACCTGCAGCTCCCACCTCATCCTCATCCTCTTCTTCTACTCAATTATCGTTGTGCTGTCTGTCACACATCTAGCAGAGAAAAAGTTTCCCCTCATCCCT comes from Elephas maximus indicus isolate mEleMax1 chromosome 7, mEleMax1 primary haplotype, whole genome shotgun sequence and encodes:
- the LOC126079441 gene encoding olfactory receptor 56B4-like, which encodes MDTSINSSSPQVSQFILMGLPGIHNWQHWLTLPLALLYLLALGANLLIMITIQYEPMLHEPMYHFLGILAVVDIGLATTIMPKILAIFWLDAKAISLPECFAQIYAIHCFLSMESGIFLCMAVDRYVAICHPLRYPSIVTEAFVVKVTGFMVLRSALLTIPVPVLAARRHYCSRNEIEHCLCSNLGVISLACDDITVNKFYQLVLAWILLGSDMALVFSSYALILRSVLRLNSAEAMSKALNTCSSHLILILFFYSIIVVLSVTHLAEKKFPLIPVLLNVLHNVIPPALNPMVYALRTQELRLGF